Proteins encoded together in one Pantoea sp. CCBC3-3-1 window:
- a CDS encoding YbcN family protein, with amino-acid sequence MHKSTLDQFTQHIFDLVSSGKRWRIKITEWRDQRSIPQNSLQHLWYAELSAYLIKRGKPFASPEWVKDAMKHTYLGYEEREMVDVVTGGRTQVQTLRHTADLDTGDMHHYLTQVEAWALNVGCRLTVPADSEYNQLRQKQVA; translated from the coding sequence TTGCACAAATCAACCCTGGACCAGTTCACTCAACACATTTTCGACCTCGTATCATCCGGCAAACGCTGGCGCATCAAAATCACAGAATGGCGTGATCAACGCAGTATCCCTCAGAATTCCCTACAACACTTGTGGTACGCAGAGTTGAGCGCTTATTTGATTAAGCGCGGTAAGCCTTTTGCATCTCCTGAATGGGTCAAGGATGCTATGAAACACACCTATCTGGGATACGAAGAGCGCGAGATGGTCGACGTGGTAACAGGTGGACGAACTCAGGTACAGACGCTACGGCATACGGCAGACCTCGACACGGGCGACATGCATCACTACCTCACACAGGTGGAGGCATGGGCGCTAAACGTGGGATGCAGGCTGACGGTTCCGGCCGATAGCGAATACAACCAACTCAGACAAAAGCAAGTGGCGTGA
- a CDS encoding replication protein P: MRNVVTAIQNRDGQALQQMHAVEKPRQQVPEQAIHIFNELFHQLKAAFPALMVNIKTQDELNELRRQWVLAFAENGITSIDQVNAGMKLARQQETPFLPSPGQFVAWCRQGEASRYGLPDADELYDMVMEYSARRGFYDSPEKYPWQSNECWLMVPALYSQMRSMNLTPAELRQKCVKELRSMAKRLDSGEKIGAPVAQIPKLHCPVSNEKGLDTIAEIRQKLGMRKVKS, translated from the coding sequence ATGAGAAACGTCGTTACCGCCATTCAGAACCGCGACGGCCAGGCGTTGCAGCAGATGCATGCCGTTGAAAAGCCAAGGCAGCAGGTACCTGAGCAGGCGATCCATATTTTCAATGAGCTATTCCACCAGCTGAAAGCGGCTTTCCCGGCACTGATGGTAAATATCAAAACTCAGGATGAGCTGAACGAGCTGCGCCGACAGTGGGTGCTGGCATTTGCCGAGAACGGCATAACCAGTATCGATCAGGTTAACGCCGGTATGAAGCTGGCCCGTCAGCAGGAAACGCCGTTCCTGCCTTCTCCGGGTCAGTTTGTCGCCTGGTGCCGCCAGGGGGAAGCCAGCCGCTATGGCCTGCCGGACGCGGACGAGCTTTACGACATGGTGATGGAGTACAGCGCGCGCCGTGGTTTCTACGACAGCCCGGAAAAATACCCATGGCAGAGCAACGAGTGCTGGCTGATGGTACCCGCTCTGTATTCGCAGATGCGCTCTATGAACCTGACCCCGGCAGAGCTGCGTCAGAAGTGCGTGAAGGAATTGCGCTCAATGGCTAAGCGTCTCGACTCAGGCGAGAAGATTGGCGCGCCGGTCGCGCAGATACCGAAGCTGCATTGCCCTGTGAGCAACGAAAAGGGACTGGATACAATCGCGGAAATCAGGCAGAAGCTTGGCATGCGGAAGGTGAAATCATGA
- a CDS encoding replication protein, whose product MNLAYSNVTPLRPDKQAADRPEATGKGFALLHRKIMELPFYRTDSDAVHLWIHFILSANHAPGPVNTEFGVILCRRGEFVTGRYTLAQETGIDPNRIKYLLLKFEKMGMISKESNKKFSKILVTKYDDYQQKVVPTDCHQSAIANPHTARTGGEVVPTDCHQSATNNITSNTNVLDSRQRNPPPAGQQPKPQRPDAAIQSPKGDKWGTADDLRAAEWMFDVVKGVAPSARKPNYTAWANDIRLMRERDERLHRDMCVLFKWACQDSFWKGNVLCPATLREKWVTLEVKRSKAISGTDTRRPVLDFNNTDWAEGLQL is encoded by the coding sequence ATGAACCTCGCTTATTCCAACGTAACACCATTACGGCCTGATAAGCAGGCCGCTGACAGACCGGAGGCAACCGGTAAGGGGTTTGCCTTGCTGCACAGAAAAATAATGGAACTGCCTTTCTACAGGACGGATTCTGACGCTGTTCACCTGTGGATACACTTCATCCTCTCTGCCAACCATGCACCCGGACCGGTTAATACCGAGTTTGGCGTTATTTTGTGCAGAAGGGGTGAGTTTGTTACAGGGCGGTACACCCTGGCACAGGAAACCGGTATTGACCCGAACCGGATAAAATACCTGCTGCTGAAGTTCGAAAAAATGGGGATGATCAGCAAAGAATCGAACAAGAAATTTTCGAAGATTCTGGTCACAAAATACGATGATTATCAGCAAAAAGTTGTGCCAACAGATTGCCATCAAAGTGCCATCGCAAACCCGCATACAGCAAGGACTGGCGGGGAGGTAGTGCCAACAGATTGCCATCAAAGTGCCACAAACAATATAACATCTAATACTAACGTATTAGATTCTCGTCAGAGAAATCCCCCTCCTGCTGGCCAGCAACCAAAACCGCAACGACCTGATGCAGCCATTCAGTCACCGAAAGGGGACAAGTGGGGCACTGCTGACGACCTGCGCGCGGCGGAGTGGATGTTTGACGTGGTGAAGGGAGTAGCCCCGTCAGCCAGGAAGCCGAACTACACCGCCTGGGCTAATGACATTCGCCTGATGCGTGAGAGAGACGAGAGGCTGCACCGGGATATGTGCGTGCTGTTCAAATGGGCTTGCCAGGACAGTTTCTGGAAGGGCAACGTCCTGTGCCCTGCAACGCTTCGTGAAAAATGGGTGACGCTGGAAGTCAAACGCAGCAAAGCGATATCCGGCACCGACACCCGCAGACCGGTTCTGGACTTCAACAACACTGACTGGGCAGAGGGGTTACAGCTATGA
- a CDS encoding DNA-binding protein — protein MSSLSLLYKAKDKNGTETTVKKTFLVPLSELYVELGYNVREIDQEHVAEFRDAFIAGEFVPPLAVQVTEQGVKVIDGHHRYYGAKMATDAGHEVARLECKDFVGTEADRIAFMVTSSQGKALAPLERAAAYQRLSNQGWEPAEIAKKVKRSVADVSYHLQLLECGDGLIAMVKSGEVAPTTAVALSQQHGARAESVALAQMDKARAAGKKKLTKSDAMPQFSAKKARRLVELLVNAKFFDEILGPRLEFSPDYSEEINRILAEYRAGIPTNGGGAA, from the coding sequence ATGAGTTCTTTATCACTGCTTTACAAGGCAAAAGACAAAAACGGCACCGAAACGACCGTTAAAAAAACGTTTCTGGTTCCGCTGAGCGAATTATATGTCGAACTTGGCTATAACGTCCGTGAAATCGATCAGGAACATGTCGCAGAATTCCGCGATGCGTTTATCGCTGGTGAGTTTGTGCCGCCTTTGGCGGTCCAGGTAACAGAGCAGGGCGTAAAAGTTATCGACGGCCATCACCGCTATTACGGCGCGAAGATGGCTACCGATGCCGGGCATGAAGTCGCCAGGCTGGAGTGCAAGGATTTTGTTGGGACTGAAGCCGATCGCATCGCGTTTATGGTCACCAGCTCACAGGGTAAGGCGCTGGCCCCACTGGAACGTGCTGCGGCATATCAACGGCTCAGTAATCAGGGCTGGGAACCTGCGGAGATAGCGAAGAAGGTAAAACGCTCAGTGGCGGATGTGAGTTATCACCTCCAGCTGCTGGAATGTGGCGATGGTCTGATCGCAATGGTCAAATCTGGCGAAGTAGCCCCGACAACAGCCGTAGCACTTTCACAGCAACATGGCGCCAGGGCGGAATCAGTGGCGCTGGCCCAGATGGATAAGGCCCGTGCTGCCGGTAAGAAGAAGCTGACCAAGAGCGACGCCATGCCGCAATTCAGCGCCAAGAAAGCCCGGCGTCTGGTAGAGCTGCTGGTGAATGCAAAATTCTTTGACGAAATTTTGGGGCCTCGTTTGGAATTTAGCCCTGATTACTCTGAAGAAATCAACCGCATCCTGGCTGAGTACCGAGCTGGCATCCCAACTAACGGCGGGGGGGCCGCATGA
- a CDS encoding CII family transcriptional regulator: MENASNSKLINQVETELRSRLTHKGQRVLAAEAGWHESKVSRLNLRDMATVFVLLEKVWETSLIAEVARQAVEAVIGKEKAPSCANSFEA, from the coding sequence ATGGAAAACGCAAGTAACAGCAAGTTGATTAACCAGGTGGAGACTGAACTCCGATCCCGGCTGACGCACAAGGGCCAACGCGTTCTCGCTGCTGAAGCCGGATGGCATGAATCGAAGGTGAGCCGATTAAACCTGCGCGATATGGCGACGGTTTTCGTGCTGCTGGAAAAGGTATGGGAAACAAGCCTGATAGCTGAGGTTGCCAGGCAGGCAGTTGAGGCGGTGATAGGAAAAGAAAAAGCCCCGAGCTGCGCGAACAGCTTCGAGGCCTGA
- a CDS encoding Cro/CI family transcriptional regulator yields the protein MEKLPLSVFVSRNGQEKAAEIFNVRQSAISKALSSGRNITVTIFENGRVIAEELKPFPSSKRDIQAA from the coding sequence ATGGAAAAACTGCCTTTGTCAGTGTTCGTCTCCCGGAACGGGCAAGAGAAGGCCGCTGAGATTTTCAATGTACGTCAAAGCGCCATCAGTAAAGCTCTTTCATCAGGGAGAAATATCACGGTCACCATCTTTGAAAATGGACGGGTGATTGCTGAGGAACTTAAGCCATTCCCCAGCAGCAAGCGTGATATCCAGGCCGCTTAA
- a CDS encoding LexA family transcriptional regulator yields the protein MKKKPLTPEQIADANRLKAIFENKKKVLGLSQETLAERMGMGQSGVAQLLNGSNAIGPAHAARLAKILGVSVEDFSPSIAAEIADMYASLQGSPAAKPQYEYPLFAHVQAGPFAEIGSYTASDAKAWVPTTKKASEKAFWLEVKGHSMTAPQGVRPSFPEGMLILVDPAVNVEPGDFCVAAANGYSEATFKKYDLDSGISYLVPLNPAYRTIDCDHSIRIIGKVVKAQWPEETFG from the coding sequence ATGAAAAAGAAACCCTTAACACCAGAACAGATCGCTGATGCCAACCGGTTAAAAGCGATTTTTGAAAACAAAAAGAAAGTTCTTGGCTTGTCTCAAGAGACGCTGGCTGAGCGGATGGGTATGGGACAAAGTGGCGTAGCGCAACTGCTGAATGGCTCAAATGCTATCGGCCCGGCCCATGCTGCCAGGCTAGCCAAAATACTTGGTGTTTCGGTAGAAGATTTTAGTCCCAGCATTGCGGCGGAAATTGCAGATATGTACGCATCGTTGCAGGGTTCGCCAGCTGCGAAGCCACAATACGAGTATCCACTCTTTGCGCATGTGCAAGCCGGCCCCTTTGCTGAAATCGGCAGCTACACGGCCAGTGATGCTAAGGCATGGGTGCCAACGACGAAGAAAGCCAGCGAGAAAGCATTCTGGCTTGAAGTTAAGGGGCACTCTATGACGGCCCCACAAGGAGTTCGCCCGAGCTTCCCGGAGGGAATGCTTATTCTGGTTGATCCGGCCGTAAATGTTGAGCCAGGTGATTTCTGCGTGGCAGCTGCTAACGGCTATTCAGAGGCAACCTTCAAGAAGTATGACCTTGATTCAGGCATAAGCTATCTGGTGCCGCTGAATCCGGCATACAGGACGATTGACTGCGATCACAGCATTCGCATCATCGGCAAAGTGGTTAAGGCCCAGTGGCCGGAAGAGACGTTTGGGTAA
- a CDS encoding ImmA/IrrE family metallo-endopeptidase: MAQAFINRKMLTWARERANLSTSYVALKMKKKPELIEKWEDGSHPVSFAEAQKFADIANIPFGCLYLDKPIDENLPIPDRRTIGSRDVDISLELRDTLTDVMIKVDWYKEYSAEVGLDKADLVGKYNKNTPYTILVKELRSRLLVSIPPKSGKWEDFFTKLTKEVERNGILVMKNGVVKNNTHRPINVKDFRGFCVADERAPVIFINNNDAKSAQLFTLIHELAHLMIGESAISDLDHNNKSREEQLCNAVAAEFLVPEDKMKDRWIDDSDWEQNIHSLTSFFKVSRWVIARRALTLNLITESQYVSYVAKINDKSPGGGGSYPRTQKGRVSETFAKAVVTQALEGKLLLREAQRLTGIRPSKINEFAQKELGL, from the coding sequence ATGGCTCAGGCTTTTATAAACAGGAAAATGTTAACGTGGGCGAGAGAAAGAGCGAATCTTTCTACAAGCTATGTTGCATTAAAAATGAAAAAAAAACCGGAACTCATTGAAAAATGGGAAGACGGCTCTCATCCTGTTTCTTTTGCTGAAGCACAAAAATTCGCAGATATCGCCAATATCCCTTTTGGTTGTCTTTATCTTGATAAACCAATTGATGAAAATCTACCTATACCTGACCGACGCACCATTGGAAGCAGGGATGTTGACATCTCTCTTGAGCTCAGAGACACCTTAACGGATGTGATGATAAAGGTTGATTGGTATAAAGAATATTCTGCAGAAGTTGGTCTTGACAAGGCAGACCTTGTTGGAAAATACAACAAAAATACCCCTTACACAATCCTTGTAAAAGAACTAAGAAGCCGGCTTTTAGTTAGCATTCCGCCTAAAAGTGGAAAATGGGAAGATTTTTTTACAAAATTAACTAAAGAAGTCGAAAGAAATGGAATTTTAGTAATGAAAAATGGGGTTGTTAAGAACAACACTCATAGGCCCATTAATGTAAAAGATTTCCGTGGTTTCTGCGTGGCGGACGAAAGAGCACCAGTTATTTTTATTAATAACAATGATGCGAAGTCCGCGCAATTATTTACTCTTATCCATGAGTTGGCTCACCTCATGATCGGCGAATCTGCTATAAGCGATCTAGACCACAACAATAAATCTAGAGAGGAGCAACTGTGTAATGCTGTTGCCGCTGAATTTCTGGTGCCGGAAGATAAAATGAAGGACAGATGGATAGATGATTCCGATTGGGAACAGAATATCCACTCTTTGACCAGCTTCTTTAAGGTTAGCCGGTGGGTAATTGCAAGAAGAGCTTTGACTCTAAACCTTATTACTGAGAGTCAATATGTATCTTACGTCGCTAAAATCAATGATAAATCTCCCGGTGGTGGCGGTTCTTACCCAAGAACTCAAAAAGGGAGAGTTAGCGAAACCTTTGCTAAAGCTGTTGTGACTCAGGCATTAGAAGGCAAGTTGCTTTTGAGAGAAGCACAAAGATTAACCGGCATTCGACCAAGCAAAATCAATGAATTCGCTCAGAAGGAATTGGGACTTTGA
- a CDS encoding DUF4411 family protein, giving the protein MTYIIDSNIFIQAQNEYYCMDICPGFWDFLSERFYSGELLSIKNVYDEIAHRDDPIYDWVKDRKIFFSAVDDEATQRNFADIAKYVQTEYGSRKKDNHNIAPFLSVADPWLIAKAKSLSATIVTHEVRAKGSPKPKIPDICDHFGVSFIRTNELLRSLQIRFIKEL; this is encoded by the coding sequence TTGACATATATCATCGACTCAAACATTTTCATCCAAGCTCAAAATGAATATTACTGCATGGATATATGCCCGGGTTTTTGGGATTTTTTATCTGAGCGATTTTATTCCGGGGAATTGTTAAGCATTAAAAATGTCTATGATGAAATTGCTCATAGAGATGATCCAATTTATGACTGGGTGAAAGACAGAAAAATCTTTTTTTCAGCTGTCGACGATGAAGCAACACAAAGAAATTTTGCAGATATTGCTAAATATGTTCAGACGGAATATGGGTCAAGAAAGAAAGACAATCATAACATTGCTCCGTTTTTGAGCGTTGCTGATCCATGGTTAATCGCAAAGGCAAAATCTTTATCTGCAACTATAGTAACTCATGAAGTCAGGGCTAAGGGAAGCCCAAAACCAAAAATCCCTGACATTTGTGACCATTTTGGTGTTAGCTTCATTAGAACCAACGAATTACTGCGAAGTTTACAAATTAGGTTCATTAAAGAATTATAA
- the iraP gene encoding anti-adapter protein IraP — translation MKNVVLSMLAKISKIDAETKQLTARVEAQSLLISALVLAVSKQGGVTEMIESANKAINTVIESADSDDVLKTDAAILLTELQDLLTISRAVDQAEPVINHEGLTEITGLSTTS, via the coding sequence ATGAAAAACGTCGTTTTGAGCATGTTAGCTAAAATTTCAAAAATAGACGCTGAAACTAAACAGCTTACGGCTCGAGTAGAAGCGCAATCGCTATTGATCAGTGCTCTTGTACTGGCCGTCAGTAAACAGGGCGGTGTCACAGAGATGATCGAAAGCGCGAACAAGGCTATCAACACAGTAATTGAATCCGCTGATTCCGATGATGTCCTGAAAACCGATGCAGCTATTCTTCTTACAGAGTTGCAAGATTTACTCACCATATCAAGAGCTGTAGACCAGGCTGAACCCGTAATAAATCACGAAGGTCTTACCGAAATTACCGGCCTTTCTACAACTTCTTAA
- the gamL gene encoding host nuclease inhibitor GamL yields the protein MNRFVMYDRNEQAKHDAEAAQVARDEWIRTKAAELADSFPETAMEFYRPSLVMSPYRVGLDSDEAQDAYAAFVDAVCQAKAKQLYVEAYFLGEVA from the coding sequence ATGAATCGCTTCGTAATGTACGACCGCAACGAACAGGCGAAACACGATGCTGAGGCTGCCCAGGTAGCGCGTGATGAATGGATCCGCACCAAAGCTGCTGAGCTGGCTGACAGCTTCCCCGAAACAGCTATGGAGTTTTACAGGCCGTCTTTAGTTATGTCTCCCTATCGTGTCGGCCTCGACTCAGACGAAGCGCAAGATGCATACGCCGCATTCGTTGACGCTGTCTGCCAGGCTAAAGCGAAGCAACTTTACGTTGAAGCATATTTTTTGGGTGAGGTGGCGTGA
- a CDS encoding PD-(D/E)XK nuclease-like domain-containing protein — translation MEPGLYLNISNEDYHAGAGVSKSQLDDILINPAIFKWRKEAPVDTEKLKALDMGTALHCLLLEPQEFDKRFIVAPEFNRRTTAGKEDEKQFLKDCENAGMTVMDAEQGRKLMLMRESALAHPAARWLLEAEGHCEASVYWNDEETGELCRFRPDKFLNGQPVVVDVKKVADMDRFPRHVEEFRYHMQDAMYREGFYRHFNEYPMFIFIAVSETIDCGRYPTRVFQLEEEDTAAGFELFRRSLDTYHECRTTDSWGGIEEITRPAWAKKKDHS, via the coding sequence ATGGAACCGGGTCTTTATCTCAATATCAGCAATGAGGATTACCACGCCGGTGCTGGTGTCAGTAAATCGCAGCTGGACGATATCCTGATTAATCCGGCGATCTTCAAGTGGCGTAAGGAAGCGCCGGTCGACACTGAAAAGCTTAAGGCGCTGGATATGGGTACCGCCCTGCATTGCCTTCTGCTGGAGCCGCAGGAATTTGATAAGCGCTTTATCGTGGCCCCGGAATTTAACCGGCGCACGACCGCAGGCAAAGAAGATGAAAAGCAGTTCCTGAAAGACTGCGAAAACGCTGGCATGACAGTTATGGATGCCGAACAGGGTCGCAAGCTGATGCTGATGCGCGAAAGTGCGCTGGCCCACCCTGCCGCACGCTGGCTGCTTGAGGCTGAGGGCCATTGTGAGGCATCTGTTTACTGGAACGACGAGGAGACTGGCGAGCTTTGCCGGTTCCGACCGGACAAGTTCCTCAACGGCCAGCCCGTGGTAGTCGATGTAAAAAAGGTCGCTGATATGGATCGCTTCCCACGCCATGTCGAAGAGTTCCGCTATCACATGCAGGACGCCATGTACCGTGAAGGCTTTTACCGGCACTTCAACGAATACCCCATGTTTATCTTCATCGCCGTGAGCGAAACCATCGACTGTGGCCGTTACCCCACCCGCGTTTTCCAGCTCGAAGAAGAAGACACCGCCGCAGGCTTTGAATTGTTTCGCCGCAGCCTGGACACCTATCACGAATGCCGCACGACTGATAGCTGGGGCGGCATTGAAGAAATCACCCGCCCGGCCTGGGCGAAGAAAAAGGATCACTCATGA
- a CDS encoding RecT family recombinase has product MSNEIIHAPVNEAETKAAIFSPSGLQKLQAFADVMAKGRATVPAHLAGSPADCMAVALQAAQWGMNPYAVAQKTHLINGVLGYEAQLVNAVITSMAPTKDRLHYDWFGPWENVIGKFVEKTSQKGNKYIAPNWNMTDEKGCGVRVWATLKGEDEPRVLELLLSQAQVRNSTLWGSDPKQQLAYLGVKRWARLYCPDVILGVYTPDEFEQKERIERDVTPARTRQDLNNLINQRAAQPAQPESGQAPDRMPEELLKDFTEAASKASSIDELDKFYKYAARMLVNDIKKLNLATDVYQVRHHELTSSVS; this is encoded by the coding sequence ATGAGCAACGAAATCATCCACGCCCCGGTTAACGAAGCCGAGACCAAAGCGGCCATCTTCAGTCCGTCAGGACTGCAAAAGCTACAGGCCTTTGCTGATGTTATGGCTAAGGGACGCGCCACAGTCCCGGCTCACCTCGCAGGAAGTCCCGCTGATTGCATGGCCGTGGCATTACAGGCTGCTCAGTGGGGGATGAACCCGTACGCCGTTGCTCAGAAAACCCATCTGATTAATGGCGTTCTTGGCTATGAGGCGCAACTGGTCAATGCCGTTATTACCTCTATGGCTCCAACAAAAGACAGGCTCCATTACGACTGGTTCGGCCCGTGGGAAAATGTCATCGGGAAGTTTGTCGAAAAGACCTCTCAGAAAGGGAATAAATATATAGCCCCCAACTGGAACATGACCGACGAGAAAGGCTGCGGCGTACGTGTCTGGGCGACACTCAAAGGTGAAGATGAACCACGCGTCCTTGAACTTCTTTTATCTCAGGCTCAGGTGCGTAACTCCACACTTTGGGGAAGCGATCCGAAACAGCAGCTGGCTTATCTGGGCGTAAAACGCTGGGCGCGCCTCTACTGTCCTGACGTCATTCTGGGCGTCTACACACCGGATGAGTTCGAGCAGAAAGAACGCATTGAACGCGACGTAACACCGGCCCGCACCCGGCAGGATTTAAACAATCTGATCAACCAGAGGGCTGCCCAACCGGCACAACCGGAAAGCGGTCAGGCACCGGATCGGATGCCAGAAGAACTGCTGAAAGATTTCACCGAAGCGGCCAGCAAAGCGTCAAGCATCGACGAGCTGGATAAGTTCTATAAATACGCTGCCCGCATGTTGGTTAATGATATCAAAAAGTTAAATTTAGCTACTGATGTTTATCAAGTTCGGCACCATGAATTAACCTCATCTGTTAGTTAA
- the xisR gene encoding excisionase family protein, which yields MENIIQLVPGKWVAESVLIAITGMKKNTIKAARDQSWMEGREYKHVAADGQPRDNSMCFYDWRAIEKWIDRQPAAIPRRKSA from the coding sequence ATGGAAAATATAATCCAGCTCGTACCGGGCAAGTGGGTCGCTGAGTCTGTGCTTATTGCGATCACCGGAATGAAGAAAAACACCATTAAAGCGGCCCGTGATCAGTCATGGATGGAGGGCCGAGAGTACAAGCATGTGGCAGCAGATGGGCAGCCGCGAGATAACTCGATGTGTTTTTACGACTGGAGGGCTATCGAAAAGTGGATTGACCGTCAGCCAGCGGCGATCCCCCGTCGAAAATCTGCTTAA
- a CDS encoding Arm DNA-binding domain-containing protein, whose protein sequence is MTKYPTGVAPNKGHLRIWFMYRGSRRWETLGVLDTPKNRKMAGEMRNNIVYQIKTGVFDYRSSFPESRIFKNESVAQDTVVTLRAIADTWLKLKKPELAHSSYKAYERRIRVTIEMMGENLNIRSVKQEDFLNLRNELLTGYHANGRNYKVRKKGRSVSTVNGSMGDLLALFTFAYSNGYIAANPMANIKPLKKSIKRPDPLTREEYPRFIKACNTRQITNFWTLAIMTGMRHGELCALAWEDIDLVAKTITVARNLTSEGLFTPPKTEASNNRVICLVDGAIHALQDQMEFTRLCPPFAFDFHTREYEERIPDQKTFVFNPSVGAVNGNYGAHYSVDSIGQTWTTTLKRAGLRHRKAYQSRHTYACWSLAAGANPNFVANQMGHTDAQMVYQVYGTWMQENNTEQIAMLNHKLNEFVLQVCSTQKTA, encoded by the coding sequence ATGACGAAATACCCAACCGGAGTCGCCCCTAACAAGGGGCATCTACGGATATGGTTTATGTATCGCGGTTCCAGAAGGTGGGAAACGCTCGGCGTACTGGACACACCAAAAAATCGCAAGATGGCCGGGGAGATGCGAAACAATATTGTTTATCAGATAAAAACAGGCGTGTTTGATTACCGCTCAAGCTTTCCTGAATCCCGGATTTTTAAAAACGAATCCGTAGCTCAGGATACGGTAGTCACTCTCAGAGCCATTGCTGATACCTGGCTAAAGCTAAAGAAACCGGAACTGGCTCACAGCTCGTACAAAGCCTACGAGCGTCGGATCAGGGTAACGATTGAAATGATGGGGGAAAATTTAAACATCAGGAGCGTGAAACAGGAGGATTTTCTCAATCTGCGGAACGAACTTTTGACGGGATACCATGCGAATGGTAGGAATTATAAGGTGAGAAAAAAAGGCAGATCCGTCTCGACGGTCAACGGCAGTATGGGCGATCTGCTTGCCCTGTTCACATTTGCATATAGCAATGGTTATATCGCTGCAAATCCTATGGCAAATATTAAACCGCTTAAGAAATCTATTAAGCGCCCTGACCCTTTAACGCGTGAAGAATATCCGCGCTTCATCAAAGCCTGTAATACCCGACAGATTACCAATTTCTGGACACTGGCCATTATGACTGGTATGCGTCATGGTGAGCTGTGTGCGCTTGCGTGGGAGGACATTGATCTGGTCGCTAAAACGATCACAGTTGCCCGCAACCTAACCAGTGAAGGGCTTTTTACGCCACCAAAAACTGAGGCGAGCAATAACCGTGTAATTTGTCTGGTAGATGGCGCTATTCACGCTCTACAAGACCAGATGGAATTTACACGGCTATGTCCGCCTTTTGCTTTCGATTTTCATACACGTGAGTACGAAGAGCGGATCCCCGATCAGAAAACATTTGTTTTTAATCCATCCGTAGGCGCTGTGAATGGCAATTACGGCGCACATTACTCAGTCGATTCGATTGGCCAAACGTGGACAACAACGCTAAAGAGAGCCGGACTTCGCCACAGGAAAGCGTACCAGTCCCGACACACCTATGCATGCTGGTCACTTGCTGCCGGAGCAAACCCCAACTTTGTAGCAAATCAAATGGGCCATACTGATGCACAGATGGTCTATCAAGTTTATGGCACCTGGATGCAGGAAAACAACACCGAACAGATCGCCATGCTAAACCATAAACTCAATGAGTTTGTGCTACAGGTGTGCTCCACCCAGAAGACCGCCTGA
- the fliE gene encoding flagellar hook-basal body complex protein FliE, translating to MSIQGIQSVMQQLQTAALQASGQSNEAAGQSDFAGQLKEALNKISDTQNAARTQAQDFEMGKPGVNLNDVMVDMQKASVSMQMGIQVRNKLVSAYQEMMNMQV from the coding sequence ATGTCAATTCAAGGCATTCAGAGCGTAATGCAGCAGTTACAGACCGCAGCACTTCAGGCGAGTGGTCAGAGTAATGAAGCAGCAGGTCAGTCAGATTTCGCAGGACAGTTAAAAGAAGCGCTGAATAAAATCAGTGATACTCAGAACGCAGCCCGTACGCAGGCGCAGGACTTCGAGATGGGTAAACCCGGCGTTAACCTGAACGATGTGATGGTGGATATGCAGAAAGCCTCTGTTTCCATGCAGATGGGCATTCAGGTGCGTAACAAGCTGGTCAGCGCCTATCAGGAAATGATGAATATGCAGGTGTAG